A part of Sceloporus undulatus isolate JIND9_A2432 ecotype Alabama unplaced genomic scaffold, SceUnd_v1.1 scaffold_13, whole genome shotgun sequence genomic DNA contains:
- the LOC121917241 gene encoding palmitoyl-protein thioesterase ABHD10, mitochondrial-like, protein MALPGAARLLWRERLPWRPAVALRTGLGFPQLMGRRQKSSPSFLNRTDLPKLAYHKLKGKNPGVVYLAGLFSNMNGEKALALEDYCKSVGHAFVRFDYRGCGSSDGNIKESTLGKWRKDVLSILDELTQGPQILVGASLGGWLMLHAAIARPEKVAALVGIAVAADHFVATFQQLPVEVKKEIEEKGEWRLPTKHNEEGVYSVPYELIQEAENHCVLTSPLPIKCPVRLIHGLKDEDVPWQISMKVAERVVGADVDVILRKGGGHRMKEKEDIKLIVYTVEDLIEQLST, encoded by the exons ATGGCGCTGCCTGGAGCTGCAAGGCTGCTGTGGCGGGAGAGGCTCCCTTGGAGGCCCGCGGTGGCCCTCAGGACTGGGCTGGGCTTCCCTCAGTTGATGG GTCGCAGACAAAAATCATCTCCCAGTTTCCTTAACCGGACCGATCTTCCAAAACTAGCCTATCATAAACTAAAAGGCAAGAATCCTGGAGTTGTCTACCTCGCAGGCCTTTTTTCAAACATGAATGGCGAAAAAGCACTTGCGCTGGAAGACTACTGCAAATCAGTTGGCCATGCTTTTGTAAG GTTTGATTACAGAGGCTGTGGAAGTTCAGATGGCAACATTAAAGAAAGTACATTGGGAAAGTGGCGGAAGGATGTTCTTTCAATACTGGATGAACTCACACAAGGACCACAG ATTTTAGTTGGTGCCAGTCTGGGTGGATGGCTGATGCTTCATGCTGCTATTGCTCGTCCAGAAAAGGTGGCAGCATTAGTTGGAATAGCTGTAGCCGCAGACCATTTTGTAGCCACTTTTCAACAGCTTCCTGTAGAG gtaaaaaaagaaatagaagaaaagggTGAATGGAGGCTGCCAACCAAGCACAATGAAGAAGGAGTTTATTCTGTACCATATGAACTCATTCAGGAAGCAGAAAATCACTGTGTTTTGACTAGTCCCCTTCCCATAAAGTGTCCTGTGCGTCTTATTCATGGCTTGAAGGATGAAGATGTCCCATGGCAGATCTCCATGAAAGTTGCTGAACGTGTTGTTGGTGCAGATGTGGATGTTATTCTTCGCAAAGGTGGTGGTCATCGaatgaaggaaaaggaggatatcaAACTTATTGTATACACTGTGGAAGATTTGATTGAGCAGCTGAGCACCTAG